CCTGATCCAGCCCCGCCCCCAAGACCAAAGATCGCATCTCCGGTCTCTCGCCCGATGCCCACACAGAGAGATTAGGGAAATGAAAGATGCTATACGTTTGTTAACTCAAGTACTTGCCACCCAGGCTGGACAACAGAATAGGAGTCACGAATATCCAGATAGGGCTGCCAGTGCCAGGGCAcgagattttcttacattaaatcctccagaatttaagggcacggaccctaATGCTGATCCTCAGGAGTTCATAGATGGTATGCGGCGTACTTAAATGTGATGATGGCATCACCACGGAATTTTCGTTGAGTTAGCCTCTTTATAGGCTGCGGTGGCATAGCAATTAATTAGTACCGCCGTGGAGATTATCGAGGGGTAGTGATGCCCTTCCGCCGACTTGGCGGGAATTCTCGCATGCCTTTTTGCGCCACTATATGCCACCCGAATTGAAGCGGGCAAGGGTTGACAAGTTTCTTAACCGCGACAAAAAGGTGACATGTCCGTTAGAGAATATAGTGTGGAGTTCGATTCCTTAGCCGATATGCCCCTACTATTGTGCAGGAAATGGAAGATAGAGTTCACCGATATGTAATAGGATTGGAGTCGGAGTTGCAGGAGATGTGTATGCCAGTGGCAATGCAGCCGGGTATAGATATAGCTCGTATCCAAGCTTATGCTCAGGGGGCAGAGGATCGTAAGCGCCAACGAGAGGCTATTTCAGAGCAGGGTGGTagtcagcccaagagggccaggacaGAAGGTCGGAGTAAGGGTTCCACTAGCGAGAGCAGGCCCCAGTACAGTGCACCTTCGCCGGTTTCGCGGACCTCGCCGGAGTAGAGAGACTTTTCCCTCGCAAGGATAGAGTTCTTCCTATGCGTCGGGTTCTCGGCGGCAGGGGCCGGGGCAAGAGGTGATGGCCCCTCCTCGATGTGCGACTTGCGGAAGGCGTCATGTAGGCAATGCCGATGGGgtgtgtgttatacttgtggtgatccgacgcATTATGCTAGAGATTGTCCACAAGGAGTGGGCCACTGCTCCCGGAAACTCGGTAGCAACGTTGTCACCTTCGGTAAGAGCCCCGAGACAGACCTCGCATTTCTTCCGCCGAGGTGGGGGCGGAGGTAGAGTACCTAATTCCGCACGGGGccacatcgtatctatgcacCGGGGGTGGGAGACCAGTCCCGAGGCGCCGCAGGATGCACcaccaggtaatctaaattTCATAGTTGATTGTCTTAGTCAATGAAAGATTTATATGTGCTGCCCACCTAAAGAACCTTCCCCAAATTATTTGTAAGACCTATaagactaatttaacattcgaggacgaatgttccaaagggggggaggatgttatatccagcattttcgcatattcgaaaaattcgaaatattttgatttggaAGGAATGAGGCCAAACATGGACCTTACTTGGTAACAAGGTGTTGGCTAAGAAAATATTGGTGCGGAAttttcgaggaaggttaaggacaaagtcggaattttggaagatggtttcatgaattacaaagtgttagccaacaattgggctcaaaaaaaaaaataagaaaaagaggcccaatagagaggggtggccggccaaggtgtaatggcccaagcccatgagaattttccatgtgcctatTAATTATAAAGGATGATTAAGCCTTAGAAGTTTCatgaaatcaaaagaaaaatcaagaaaaaaagaagaagaagccattcggctccaagagagaaagagaaagaaaaaaaaaaaaaattcctagccttcaatttcaatccaaaaatcttgttcttcttgaattagtaacaagctcaagacgctcttcgacgtgacataattagataagcaaaagaacgacgtttgcggcaagtggaaatttgaagaataaggtaagaattctattcttttgtattatggaataagtatgcatGCTATAATGCTTGGAAATGGATGAGgattatgaaagtgtggtgagtgtgtgcatggcgtgtgtgtgtgtagagggtgtgtttggccgtgtgccatgaaGTGTGAAGGGAAGTgaattaaatttcatttagtatgttaattgtgttgttatggctttgtgaagtaaatggaaggttaatggttcttgttgttatgaaaaatatgatgtaaggttgttgtaggaaaatatgcaacGTTGTAGTAActtatgtaaatataagaatgaagtcGTTAAGATGCAAAGTATGGTTGTTAATGAAAGTGGAAGACAAAAATGCGTTATGGAAGCTTAtatgaaagttggaattttgggtgaattatggtttggcggaacttttgtatgatttgtgaaaaaaaatgtgaaatgcttccgaattgcgtttgaatggtcttgaattagtaaatgaatgtgggaatgttgatattggtttgaaagtgtaaagttggagCCGAAGTTGTtacattatgtagaaagaaaggctaattgtgttcatatgtgttttgtagcgactattggtgttgttgatgttgttgttgggttggttgttgttattttgagccgagtcatattctcggggcagcgaatttataggggaggtgctgcccaaatttctgtaaacaagaaagggccaagaaTGAATCCCTAAAGacttataacttacaattggtaattgtgaccatttgcgattctggacgaaacgggatttgagtttaagtgagtataagacgtccgtaaggtatgtaaagctattcctttccttctttggcatgtcctaggtgtactaggtttggatttgagcctggGGGTTATTCGTTCATAGAAATCTAAGTCCgaatttgagtactattcattcgccgtgattgaattaggatcttcatatcttgttggaaaaatgctcaagcatctataatgtcacaccccaatttccgttagggcgtgacgggcacccgacccttacttagggccgagcgaacccgctgactaatgtaacactcatacccatactgggcccacaaaacatagcatacacacgtaatgaaaattttcagaatacaaacatacctttcgtttttttttttcaaaccaaataaaatcgcaatataaggcataacaagatttcggcttatatagccgcttgccaaacacatcggtaacataatacatacaaacacaccggcttacgtagccgctcaCAAACAG
This genomic window from Lycium ferocissimum isolate CSIRO_LF1 unplaced genomic scaffold, AGI_CSIRO_Lferr_CH_V1 ctg16309, whole genome shotgun sequence contains:
- the LOC132042578 gene encoding uncharacterized protein LOC132042578 produces the protein MKDAIRLLTQVLATQAGQQNRSHEYPDRAASARARDFLTLNPPEFKGTDPNADPQEFIDGLESELQEMCMPVAMQPGIDIARIQAYAQGAEDRKRQREAISEQGGSQPKRARTEGRSKGSTSESRPQYSAPSPVSRTSPE